TATGATCCGCCGAACGCAGAGTGCAGTGCAGATTTTTGACTGGTTAggtttttttgtttttttttgtttttatttattttactCTATGCTGTTTGCCCTATGTATGGATAGGATGGGATGGTCTCTGCTTCTCTTGACCGTCTACCTCCGTCATAAGGAGGGGGAGTGTGCCACCACTGAGGGGTAAAAGTTGGCGGTGCATGAGCAGCTGTCTTACTCTCCCATGTACTCTTCCTTTGTATCTCATACATTGCACAAGCCTCCTCGGCCCCTTAAGCAAACGCCaacagagggggggggcgatGATGGGTTCAGACGAACATATGCCCTTTTCTTTCGGCCGGGCGTCTCCTCCGGGTTTTTTTGATAAAAAATTCTTTCCGGCCCCGTCCAAGGACCCACGCCGAACATCCGGTCCACAATAACCAAACGCTCTCCTCTATGAGCTGTTACATGTCCCGTTGCTGACTGCAGAACCCGAACGGAACTCGGGAGCTGTTGTTCGGATGGATGCAAGGGCTGGTCGGTATTGCTTAGCCTTTCCCCCGCACGAACTACACCAAACTATCGTTCGGGGAAATAGTCACTATCCCCGCACCTCGGAAGATGGCTTCCTGACATGCGGCCGCTCCCTTGGGAAGTTGGGCGGGTATGTAAGCCTTTGAGGAGGGCATGTTGCAGTAGTCTAGGGGATGACTCGTTTGTCTGGATCCGAACGGACTCTATATACGAACGCGAGAGGTTCCTTTACACCATTATAAACATATATACAtctatatatttatatacCCTGCACCATGTCAGAAGAGTACGACGTCCTCATCTGCGGCAGCGGCTCGGCCGGGCTGTGCGCGGCCGTCTGGCTGGCCCGTTGCGGCATCAACTTCAAGATCCTCGAGCGGCGCGGAGGCCCCCTCGAGCAAGgccaggccgacggcgtccagGTCCGCACcgtcgagatcctcgagcacctcggcctGTCCGAGGACGTGCTGAAGGAGGCCTACcacgtcctcgagctcgcctTTTGGTCGCCggacaccaccaccggcggcggcggcataCGCAGGTCGCACCTCGAACCCGACACCGAGCCCGGCCTCAGCCACCTGCCCCACGTCATCTTGAACCAGGCGCGGATCAACGAGTTTCTGATTCGGGACATTGTGAAGTCGTCGGGGGCGTCGCATATCCGCTACAGAAGTGAGATCCGCGAGGTCGTTGTCGACAGCGAGGCAGCACGGGACCCAGATGCCCACTGCGTGACCGTGAAATCGATCGAGGATGGGGTTGAGCGTACCTATCGTGCGAAATACGCGTTGGTGAGTATTCCACGCTCATGAAGCCCCCCAGACTCACCGCACACGGCATGGCTGAGACAGCGGCGAAGGGCTGCGACGGCGCCCACAGCGCCGTCAGGAAGTCGCTGGGGTTCAAGATGATCGGGGACAGCACCGACGTCGTATGGGCCGTCATGGACGTCTACCCGAGGACCGACTTCCCCGACATCCGCAAGAAGTGCGTGGTCCAGTCCGACGCCGGCAACCTCGTTATCATCCcgcgcgagggcgacgagaaggTCCGGTTCTACATGGAGAtgcccgtcgccgcggcgccgggcgAGGTCACGCCCGAGCGGGTCAAGGAGCGGCTGGACGCCATCTTCCGGCCGTACCGggtcgacatcgccgagacGTCCTGGTTCTCGGCCTACTCGATCGGccagcgcctcgccgaccGCTTCACCCGGGACCACCGCGTCTTCCTCACCGGCGACGCCTGCCACACGCACTCCCCCAAGGCCGGCCAGGGCATGAACGTCAGCCTGCAGGACGGCTACAACGTCGGCTGGAAgctggccgccgtcctccggGGCCGGGCCCGCCCGTCCGTCCTCGAGACCTACGTCTCGGAGAGGCGGCGGACCGCCAGCGACCTGATCGACTTTGACCGGCAGTTCGCCCGCATGTTCTCGTCCGCGTACCGCAAGGAGCACGGGTACTCGACCGAGGACTTCCAGGAGTACTTCATCAAGTCGGGCCGATACACCGCCGGGCTCGCGACGCGCTACGGGCCGTCCATGCTGGTACGGACCGGCGCGGATGACGACCTGGCCCGGGGCGTGAAGCCCGGCATGCGGTTCCCGAGCGCCCAGGTTGTACGTTTCTCGGACGCCAAGGCGATGCAGCTGTCGCGGGCCATACACGCAGACTCGAGATGGTATCTGGTCATCTTTCCGGGTGACGCTGCTCAGCACCGTTCAAATGAGCGTCTGCACAAGGTGTGTAAAATGGGTGTTGTGATCAAGCCTCATATGAGAGGATGAGTTGAATCGCTCACACTCATGTCAGCTTGCCGACGATCTCGATGCTATTCTGAAATGGGTCACGGCGTCCGGGACGGATATCAACAGCTTTCTAAACCCGTTACTGGTGCTGAAGTCTGATCGTAAGACCCTGGACGACAAGACGATCCCCGGCATCTTCACGCCTCATACAGGGAAATGGAAAGTCAAATGTGAGCTGTCCCATTCTCCACATGAACtggtctgtctgtctgtcatCACAACAGCTGACTTCTCACCCAAGGCCTCCAGAACATCTtagtcgacgacgagagctATCATGCAGGCCGTGGCGAAGCGTACGCCAAGTACGGCGTCGACCCAGACGCGGGCGCCATGGTTCTCGTGCGGCCGGACCAATGTGAGTCGAGTTGATCGCATTCTGTACCCGAGAAGCATGAGACGCTGACATCGGTCCACAGACGTCGCTGCTGTATTTGCGCTTGAAAACACCGAGTCTCTCCGGAACTTCCTCGAGTCCTTCACCCCCGGCCTGTCAAACGGTGTTCATGAGAGCGCGTGAAATACCAGTAATATGCAtggaccccccccccaaaagaGCATTGGTGATTGCAGTCTACAGTTGAATGATGGCCGGAATGGATACAAAAAGGGCTGCTTCATTTAGTTAATTCATCATAATTCCTGAGAGAACAAG
The genomic region above belongs to Colletotrichum higginsianum IMI 349063 chromosome 2, whole genome shotgun sequence and contains:
- a CDS encoding FAD binding domain-containing protein — encoded protein: MSEEYDVLICGSGSAGLCAAVWLARCGINFKILERRGGPLEQGQADGVQVRTVEILEHLGLSEDVLKEAYHVLELAFWSPDTTTGGGGIRRSHLEPDTEPGLSHLPHVILNQARINEFLIRDIVKSSGASHIRYRSEIREVVVDSEAARDPDAHCVTVKSIEDGVERTYRAKYALGCDGAHSAVRKSLGFKMIGDSTDVVWAVMDVYPRTDFPDIRKKCVVQSDAGNLVIIPREGDEKVRFYMEMPVAAAPGEVTPERVKERLDAIFRPYRVDIAETSWFSAYSIGQRLADRFTRDHRVFLTGDACHTHSPKAGQGMNVSLQDGYNVGWKLAAVLRGRARPSVLETYVSERRRTASDLIDFDRQFARMFSSAYRKEHGYSTEDFQEYFIKSGRYTAGLATRYGPSMLVRTGADDDLARGVKPGMRFPSAQVVRFSDAKAMQLSRAIHADSRWYLVIFPGDAAQHRSNERLHKLADDLDAILKWVTASGTDINSFLNPLLVLKSDRKTLDDKTIPGIFTPHTGKWKVKCLQNILVDDESYHAGRGEAYAKYGVDPDAGAMVLVRPDQYVAAVFALENTESLRNFLESFTPGLSNGVHESA